A genomic stretch from Methylorubrum extorquens includes:
- a CDS encoding conserved exported protein of unknown function (Evidence 4 : Unknown function but conserved in other organisms), whose product MEPPIVLNGARKTMVKVAALAIAVTGLSLASAPRAAQAAPAPDPNRGDRAGR is encoded by the coding sequence ATGGAGCCTCCGATAGTGCTGAATGGCGCACGAAAGACCATGGTCAAGGTCGCCGCCCTGGCGATCGCGGTCACCGGCTTGAGCCTCGCTTCGGCGCCCCGCGCTGCGCAGGCTGCCCCCGCTCCCGATCCAAACCGAGGCGACCGCGCCGGCCGGTGA
- the hrcA gene encoding Heat-inducible transcription repressor HrcA (Evidence 2b : Function from indirect experimental evidences (e.g. phenotypes); PubMedId : 14704707; Product type r : regulator), translated as MLISLIEAVQPIVNPQPQALAALNERSREIFRQIVESYVTTGEPVGSRNLARILPMSLSPASIRNVMADLEHSGLIFAPHTSSGRLPTELGLRFFVDAMMEIGDVDLAEKARIEAQMQAAASRHTFDSALAEASSLLSGISRGAGVVLTTKVDAGLKHVEFVRLDPERALVVLVSIDGTVENRLVDLPPGLPAGALQEASNFLNARLRGRTLDTLRADIENGRKEMKRELDALTERLVDAGLATTVGPSEARQLIVRGQANLLDDLRAAEDLERIRLLFNDLETQKDVIELLARAEQGDGVRIFIGSENKLFSLSGSSMIAAPFRDSAQKIVGVVGVIGPTRLNYSRIVPMVDYTARVVSGLLDRSR; from the coding sequence GTGCTCATCTCCTTGATCGAGGCCGTTCAGCCCATCGTGAATCCGCAACCCCAAGCGCTCGCCGCCCTCAACGAGCGCTCCCGAGAGATTTTCCGGCAGATTGTCGAGAGCTACGTCACCACCGGCGAGCCGGTGGGGTCGCGCAATCTCGCGCGCATCCTGCCGATGAGCCTGTCCCCGGCCTCGATCCGCAACGTGATGGCGGATCTGGAGCATTCCGGGCTGATCTTCGCGCCCCACACCTCGTCCGGGCGACTGCCGACGGAGCTGGGCCTGCGCTTCTTCGTCGATGCCATGATGGAGATCGGCGATGTCGATCTCGCCGAGAAGGCGCGCATCGAGGCGCAGATGCAGGCGGCGGCCTCGCGCCACACCTTCGATTCGGCGCTGGCCGAAGCGTCCTCGCTGCTTTCGGGCATTTCCCGCGGGGCGGGCGTGGTGCTGACCACAAAGGTCGATGCTGGGCTCAAGCATGTCGAGTTCGTGAGGCTCGATCCCGAGCGCGCGCTCGTGGTGCTGGTCTCGATCGACGGCACGGTGGAGAACCGCCTCGTTGATTTGCCGCCGGGCCTGCCGGCGGGGGCTTTGCAGGAGGCCTCGAACTTCCTCAACGCCCGCCTGCGCGGCCGCACCCTCGATACCCTGCGTGCCGATATCGAGAACGGCCGCAAGGAGATGAAGCGGGAACTCGACGCCCTGACCGAGCGGCTGGTCGATGCCGGGCTCGCCACCACGGTCGGCCCATCCGAGGCGCGCCAGCTCATCGTGCGGGGACAGGCCAACCTTCTGGACGACCTGCGCGCGGCCGAAGACTTGGAGCGCATCCGCCTGCTGTTCAACGACCTCGAGACGCAGAAGGACGTGATCGAACTGCTGGCGCGGGCCGAGCAGGGCGACGGCGTGCGCATCTTCATCGGCTCGGAGAACAAGCTGTTTTCGCTCTCCGGCTCCTCGATGATCGCTGCCCCCTTCCGCGACAGCGCCCAGAAGATCGTCGGTGTCGTCGGCGTCATCGGCCCGACGCGGCTCAACTATTCCCGCATCGTGCCGATGGTGGACTACACCGCCCGCGTGGTCTCGGGGTTGCTCGACCGGTCACGGTAG
- a CDS encoding conserved protein of unknown function (Evidence 4 : Unknown function but conserved in other organisms), whose protein sequence is MPTVVNRTMSPFEWAMLLGLSVLWGGSFFFAGVALSALPPLTLVVLRVGLAALILNAALLLAGLHLPRGREV, encoded by the coding sequence ATGCCAACCGTCGTCAACCGCACCATGTCGCCGTTCGAATGGGCGATGCTGCTTGGACTATCCGTGCTCTGGGGCGGATCGTTCTTCTTCGCGGGTGTGGCCCTGTCCGCGCTGCCGCCTCTGACGCTCGTCGTCCTGCGTGTCGGATTGGCTGCGCTGATCCTCAATGCCGCCCTGCTGCTGGCCGGCCTCCATCTCCCCCGCGGCCGAGAGGTCTAG
- a CDS encoding conserved protein of unknown function (Evidence 4 : Unknown function but conserved in other organisms), which yields MGLLNNVVPFCLIVWGQTQIASGLAAIDGRVLRCVRRRRIEEPGFYQGRDI from the coding sequence ATGGGGCTCCTCAACAACGTCGTGCCCTTCTGTCTCATCGTCTGGGGGCAGACGCAGATCGCCTCGGGGCTCGCGGCCATCGACGGACGGGTTCTCAGGTGCGTGAGGAGACGGCGCATCGAAGAGCCCGGCTTCTATCAGGGCCGGGATATCTGA
- a CDS encoding RND efflux transporter, translocase subunit (Evidence 2b : Function from indirect experimental evidences (e.g. phenotypes); Product type t : transporter): protein MRLNISAWAIRNPIAPLVLFLVLVVLGLVSFRGLAVTRMPNVDVPIVSVTITQGGAAPSELQTQVTKWVEDSIAGVRGVKHITSAITEGASVTTVEFRLEVNTDRAVNDVKDAVSKIRINLPRTIDEPVIQRVEITGLPILIYGVTSPAMTPADLSWFVEDKVARTLQGVKGVGGVERVGGVAREIRITPLPDRLLALGITAADVNKQVRVTSADLAGGRGEVGGREQSIRTLAASRTIRDLKATSIVLPGGRKVRLDDLATVEDSIEEPRTFARFNGESVVAFSVSRGSGASDAEVAAGVEKKIAEFAQGYPDIQFQEIDSSVAATRGSYASAMHTLMEGAALAVIVVFLFLRDWRATLIAAVALPLSVLPTFWAMDALGFTLNGISLLAITLVTGILVDDAIVEIENVVRHMRMGKSPYRASIEGADEIGLAVIAITATLIAVFAPVSFMGGIAGRYFIQFGLTIAVSVFMSLLVARLITPLLAAYFLRDHGHAEEREGPVMRAYTRLVGWSVRHKWITLMVGLALFAGSIVSTKLLPSGFIPKQDNARTLFMIELAPGARLPDTIAVADRVVERIRALPEVTSVFVDGGRQAGGKKETRLATLIVNLSPKSERVKRQWTIESEIAGLLAQEPDIRSWTLRDSGQRDLALVVSGPDVDVVTEVAARLQRDMAAIPHLVSVMSTAPLNRTEVRIRPKPGAAADLGVATDVIAETVRVGTIGDIGINLAKFNAADRQVPIRVQLPESARGAIARLENLKVPAKNGTAVPLAAVADIELDQGPGAIERYDRAVRVAVEANMEGSDALGSLIAQALATPTAKSLPPGVTIRQTGDAEIMQEVFSGFLMAMGAGIMMVYAVLVLLFGSFLQPLTILFSLPLSIGGAILGLLICHMPISMPVVIGLLMLMGLVTKNAIMLVDFAVEEMARGVDRVTAIVDAGRKRARPIVMTTIAMAAGMVPSAMALGIGGEFRAPMAVAVIAGLIVSTLLSLVFVPAVFLLMDSLGGLIGRGLGRFVGPRDEAEDAPAPAAHHG, encoded by the coding sequence ATGCGCCTGAACATCTCCGCCTGGGCGATCCGCAATCCGATCGCGCCCCTCGTCCTGTTCCTCGTGCTGGTGGTGCTTGGCCTCGTCAGCTTCCGGGGGCTCGCGGTCACCCGCATGCCGAACGTGGACGTGCCGATCGTCTCGGTGACGATCACACAGGGCGGCGCCGCCCCGTCCGAGTTGCAGACCCAGGTGACGAAATGGGTCGAGGATTCGATCGCGGGCGTGCGCGGCGTCAAGCACATCACATCGGCGATCACGGAAGGGGCTTCCGTCACCACGGTCGAGTTTCGGCTGGAGGTGAACACCGACCGCGCCGTCAACGACGTGAAGGATGCGGTCTCGAAAATCCGCATCAACCTGCCCCGCACCATCGATGAGCCGGTGATCCAGCGCGTCGAAATCACCGGCCTGCCGATTCTCATCTACGGCGTTACATCGCCCGCGATGACGCCGGCCGACCTGTCGTGGTTCGTCGAGGATAAGGTTGCCCGCACGCTGCAGGGCGTGAAGGGCGTCGGCGGGGTCGAGCGTGTCGGCGGCGTGGCCCGCGAGATCCGCATCACGCCCCTACCCGACCGGCTGCTGGCGCTCGGCATCACCGCGGCGGACGTCAACAAGCAGGTCCGCGTCACCTCCGCCGACCTGGCCGGCGGGCGCGGCGAAGTCGGCGGACGCGAGCAGTCGATCCGGACATTGGCCGCCTCGCGCACGATCCGCGACCTGAAGGCGACCTCCATCGTCCTGCCGGGCGGGCGGAAGGTCCGCCTCGACGACCTCGCCACGGTCGAGGATTCGATCGAGGAGCCGCGCACCTTCGCCCGCTTCAACGGCGAATCCGTCGTCGCTTTCTCGGTCTCCCGTGGCTCGGGCGCGAGCGACGCCGAGGTTGCGGCGGGCGTCGAGAAGAAGATCGCGGAGTTCGCCCAGGGCTACCCCGACATCCAGTTCCAGGAGATCGACTCCTCGGTCGCGGCGACGCGGGGCAGCTACGCCTCGGCGATGCATACCCTGATGGAGGGCGCGGCGCTTGCCGTCATCGTGGTGTTCCTGTTCCTGCGCGATTGGCGCGCCACCCTGATCGCGGCGGTCGCCCTGCCGCTCTCGGTCTTGCCGACCTTCTGGGCGATGGACGCGCTAGGCTTCACCCTGAACGGCATCAGCCTGCTCGCGATCACGCTGGTCACCGGCATCCTCGTGGACGACGCCATCGTCGAGATCGAGAACGTCGTGCGCCACATGCGGATGGGCAAATCGCCCTACCGCGCCTCGATCGAGGGCGCTGACGAGATCGGGCTCGCCGTCATCGCCATCACCGCGACGCTGATCGCGGTCTTCGCCCCCGTCTCGTTCATGGGCGGCATCGCCGGGCGCTACTTCATCCAGTTCGGCCTGACCATCGCCGTCTCGGTGTTCATGTCGCTGCTGGTGGCACGCCTGATCACGCCGCTGCTCGCCGCCTACTTCCTGCGCGATCACGGCCATGCCGAGGAGCGCGAAGGCCCGGTGATGCGCGCCTATACCCGCCTCGTCGGCTGGTCGGTGCGCCACAAGTGGATTACCCTCATGGTCGGGCTCGCGCTGTTTGCTGGCTCGATCGTCTCGACCAAGCTCCTGCCGTCAGGCTTCATCCCGAAGCAGGACAACGCCCGCACCCTGTTCATGATCGAGTTGGCGCCGGGCGCCCGGCTCCCCGACACCATCGCGGTGGCCGACCGCGTGGTCGAGCGCATCCGCGCCCTGCCCGAGGTCACCTCGGTCTTCGTCGATGGCGGTCGTCAGGCCGGCGGCAAGAAGGAGACGCGGCTCGCCACGCTGATCGTGAACCTGAGCCCGAAGAGCGAGCGCGTGAAGCGCCAATGGACCATCGAGTCCGAGATCGCCGGGCTTCTGGCGCAGGAGCCCGACATCCGCTCCTGGACCCTGCGCGACAGCGGCCAGCGCGACCTCGCCCTCGTCGTCAGCGGCCCCGACGTCGATGTGGTGACGGAGGTCGCCGCGCGGCTCCAGCGCGACATGGCGGCGATCCCGCACCTCGTCTCGGTGATGTCTACGGCGCCGCTCAACCGCACCGAGGTGCGCATCCGCCCGAAGCCCGGCGCCGCGGCCGATCTCGGCGTCGCGACCGACGTGATCGCGGAAACGGTGCGGGTCGGCACCATCGGCGACATCGGCATCAACCTCGCCAAGTTCAACGCGGCGGACCGCCAAGTGCCGATCCGGGTGCAGCTTCCCGAGAGCGCCCGCGGCGCGATCGCGCGGCTCGAGAACCTGAAGGTGCCGGCCAAGAACGGCACGGCGGTGCCGCTCGCCGCCGTGGCCGACATCGAACTCGACCAGGGCCCCGGCGCGATCGAGCGCTACGACCGCGCGGTGCGCGTGGCGGTCGAGGCTAACATGGAGGGCTCGGACGCGCTCGGTTCACTGATCGCGCAGGCGCTGGCCACCCCGACGGCGAAAAGCCTGCCGCCGGGCGTGACCATTCGTCAGACCGGCGACGCCGAGATCATGCAGGAGGTTTTCTCGGGCTTCCTCATGGCGATGGGCGCCGGCATCATGATGGTCTACGCGGTGCTGGTGCTGCTGTTCGGCTCGTTCCTGCAGCCGCTCACCATCCTGTTCTCGCTCCCGCTCTCCATCGGCGGGGCGATCCTCGGGCTGCTGATCTGCCACATGCCGATCTCGATGCCGGTCGTCATCGGCCTGCTGATGCTGATGGGTCTGGTGACGAAGAACGCGATCATGCTCGTGGATTTCGCCGTCGAGGAGATGGCCCGCGGCGTCGATCGGGTCACCGCCATCGTCGATGCCGGCCGCAAGCGCGCACGGCCGATCGTGATGACCACCATCGCCATGGCTGCCGGCATGGTCCCCTCGGCGATGGCGCTCGGCATCGGCGGCGAGTTCCGCGCGCCGATGGCGGTCGCGGTGATCGCCGGACTCATCGTCTCGACCCTGCTTTCGCTGGTCTTCGTCCCCGCCGTGTTCCTGCTGATGGACAGCCTCGGCGGCTTGATCGGCCGCGGGCTCGGCCGCTTCGTCGGCCCTCGCGACGAGGCCGAGGACGCACCCGCCCCGGCCGCGCATCACGGCTGA
- a CDS encoding RND efflux transporter, MFP subunit (fragment) translates to MRVEKGQVLARLNRDLIDRQLSQQNALIDKVSAAVLQAQSNIEQAEAAELEARLAHDRAKQLIQTGITTAAVMENRTAALRQSEGKLAFARNGLAMAKAELAQAKAVRDELELRLARTEIRAPEAGIVSRRTARVGMATSASAEPLFRLIARGEIELEAEVIETKLPLLREGAPAFIEIGEGERVTGSVRAVYPEVDKASRLGKVRVRLDPDPRLRIGTFARGAVELARTRGVTVPQASVLYGGGKRSSVLVVAEDKVESREVRTGLSDDDDIEIRSGLAEGERVVARAGSFLRDGDRVRPVSLARQGQTPAAVSAAPSPQATADAGSR, encoded by the coding sequence ATGCGCGTTGAGAAGGGGCAGGTGCTCGCCCGTCTCAACCGCGACCTGATCGACCGTCAGCTCAGCCAGCAGAATGCGCTGATCGATAAAGTGAGCGCCGCCGTTCTCCAGGCGCAGAGCAACATCGAACAGGCGGAGGCCGCCGAACTCGAAGCGCGGCTGGCCCATGATCGCGCCAAGCAACTGATCCAGACCGGCATCACCACCGCGGCCGTGATGGAGAACCGCACCGCCGCCCTGCGGCAGTCGGAGGGCAAGCTCGCCTTCGCCCGCAACGGGCTGGCGATGGCCAAGGCCGAGTTGGCGCAGGCCAAGGCCGTGCGCGACGAACTCGAACTGCGCCTCGCCCGCACCGAGATCCGCGCGCCGGAAGCCGGTATCGTCAGCCGCCGCACGGCGCGGGTCGGCATGGCGACGTCCGCCTCGGCCGAGCCGCTGTTCCGGCTGATCGCCCGCGGCGAGATCGAGCTGGAAGCGGAGGTCATCGAGACCAAGCTGCCGCTGCTGCGCGAGGGCGCTCCCGCCTTCATCGAGATCGGCGAGGGCGAGCGCGTCACGGGCAGCGTCCGCGCGGTCTACCCAGAGGTCGATAAGGCGAGCCGGCTCGGCAAGGTCCGCGTCCGCCTCGATCCCGATCCGCGCCTGCGCATCGGCACCTTCGCCCGCGGCGCCGTCGAACTCGCCCGCACCCGCGGCGTCACGGTGCCCCAGGCCTCTGTCCTCTACGGCGGCGGAAAACGAAGCTCCGTGCTCGTCGTCGCGGAGGACAAGGTCGAGTCCCGCGAGGTCCGCACCGGCCTGTCCGACGACGACGACATCGAGATCCGCTCCGGCCTCGCGGAAGGCGAGCGGGTCGTGGCCCGCGCCGGTAGCTTCCTGCGCGACGGCGACCGCGTTCGCCCAGTTTCGCTCGCGCGGCAGGGGCAGACACCGGCCGCGGTCTCCGCCGCCCCCTCGCCGCAGGCCACCGCCGACGCCGGCTCGCGCTGA
- a CDS encoding putative TetR family transcriptional regulatory protein (modular protein) (Evidence 3 : Putative function from multiple computational evidences), translated as MSAAAGAVIDARSGQAARREHILDAAESCFVRNGFHRTTMQDLAREASMSPGNIYRYFDSKEAVVLGLAERDRERGAVLVEAMERAGDKRAVLMGVLARFFLEISREAAVLRLDLWVEATRNPAIADLVERGDEEGRVWLTEMFDALKTSPDCDPAALFDAIAPLMKGMIVSRALIPGYDARPAVAQLQSLIEAGLSGALAPRPCRQGSRPMIRARTLAVPALVLTALSFGPAWAETAPPPGEDCPGGHRQRGRGRAARDRRERGRDRHPGAARRDSRDARDRRLPSRRASDRGGHAR; from the coding sequence ATGAGTGCAGCGGCCGGCGCCGTCATCGACGCCCGGAGCGGACAGGCGGCCCGGCGCGAGCACATCCTCGACGCGGCCGAATCCTGCTTCGTCCGCAACGGTTTCCACCGCACCACGATGCAGGATCTCGCCCGCGAGGCTTCGATGAGCCCGGGCAACATCTACCGCTACTTCGATTCCAAGGAGGCCGTCGTCCTCGGGCTGGCCGAGCGCGACCGCGAACGCGGTGCCGTCCTCGTCGAGGCGATGGAGCGAGCCGGCGACAAGCGTGCCGTGCTGATGGGCGTGCTCGCCCGCTTCTTTCTCGAAATCAGCCGCGAGGCCGCGGTGCTGCGTCTCGATCTATGGGTGGAAGCCACCCGCAACCCCGCCATCGCCGACCTTGTCGAGCGCGGCGACGAGGAAGGCCGGGTCTGGCTGACCGAAATGTTCGACGCGCTCAAGACCTCGCCGGACTGCGATCCCGCCGCCCTGTTCGACGCAATCGCGCCACTGATGAAGGGCATGATCGTCAGCCGGGCGCTCATTCCCGGCTACGACGCCCGTCCCGCCGTCGCTCAGCTCCAGTCGCTGATCGAGGCGGGTCTTTCGGGCGCGCTGGCCCCTCGCCCCTGCCGACAAGGAAGCCGGCCGATGATCCGCGCTCGGACCCTGGCCGTTCCGGCCCTGGTGCTCACTGCCCTGAGCTTCGGTCCCGCATGGGCCGAGACCGCCCCGCCCCCCGGCGAAGACTGCCCCGGCGGCCACCGTCAGCGTGGTCGAGGCCGAGCGGCGCGAGATCGTCGAGAGCGTGGTCGTGACCGGCACCCTGGTGCCGCGCGACGAGATTCTCGTGACGCCCGAGATCGACGGCTACCGTCTCGTCGAGCTTCTGACCGAGGAGGGCATGCGCGTTGA
- a CDS encoding protein of unknown function (Evidence 5 : Unknown function): MSMIVGDRASFPHAVGLGADLATAQEGFSPARLFKAVCTPANLLVCAVVAFGWFALLGWTGAGPDGWQARLCADLDLQPRSCAAVQLLSEPGRTAATDTVGTTS, translated from the coding sequence ATGAGCATGATTGTCGGTGATCGGGCGTCCTTCCCTCACGCCGTCGGTCTCGGTGCCGATCTCGCCACCGCGCAGGAGGGCTTCAGCCCGGCGCGGTTGTTCAAGGCGGTCTGCACGCCCGCGAACCTGCTCGTCTGCGCCGTCGTGGCGTTCGGTTGGTTCGCGCTGCTCGGCTGGACCGGCGCCGGGCCCGATGGCTGGCAGGCCCGCCTTTGCGCCGATCTCGACCTTCAGCCGCGCTCCTGCGCCGCCGTGCAGCTCCTCAGCGAGCCGGGCCGCACCGCCGCGACGGACACCGTAGGAACCACATCATGA
- a CDS encoding protein of unknown function; putative membrane protein (Evidence 5 : Unknown function): MSPADLAPLAWNAAREHLDLFGGLGLCLGFAGGMMPRRSLILFTSAACSACFALHFLRLGAQTGTAMCLVSVMQSVVAARWIGPESRAAWVAPLFLASSLVALGLTLATWNGWPSACAGLGSLLATTARLQGNSQAMRRFFLGASSCWALHNMLVGSVFGLTCDLLTLTALVIALVRGGAEKPSSVANPVAPLQGAA; encoded by the coding sequence ATGTCCCCCGCAGATCTCGCTCCCCTCGCGTGGAATGCCGCGCGTGAACACCTCGACCTGTTTGGAGGCCTGGGGCTCTGCCTGGGCTTTGCCGGCGGAATGATGCCGCGGCGAAGTTTGATCCTCTTCACCTCGGCGGCCTGCTCAGCCTGCTTTGCGCTGCACTTCCTGCGGCTCGGCGCGCAGACCGGCACGGCGATGTGCCTCGTCTCGGTGATGCAGAGCGTGGTGGCGGCGCGCTGGATCGGTCCTGAGTCGCGCGCAGCCTGGGTCGCCCCGTTGTTCCTGGCAAGCAGCCTCGTCGCGCTCGGTCTCACCCTCGCGACCTGGAACGGATGGCCCTCGGCCTGCGCCGGGCTGGGATCGCTGCTGGCGACGACGGCACGGCTTCAGGGGAATTCCCAGGCGATGCGCCGCTTCTTCCTCGGCGCGTCGTCGTGCTGGGCGCTTCACAACATGCTGGTCGGCTCGGTTTTCGGCCTGACCTGCGATCTGCTCACGCTCACGGCGCTGGTGATCGCACTGGTGCGCGGCGGAGCGGAGAAGCCGTCATCCGTCGCCAACCCAGTGGCACCGCTGCAGGGCGCGGCATAA
- a CDS encoding conserved protein of unknown function; putative exported protein (Evidence 4 : Unknown function but conserved in other organisms): MKPSPIIRHLAGGLAACALLAGTALAQDASPSAPATLQTSGKPANLCQELVAFVKQPEPANKAAATPQQQATAVSNPSGKTEGGKPADGGEPQKTSGLSGAVSETGNGPAPGAATNNSKPEAAAGNPADNPNAKANALAKNPPPPAPPAPAPKPDVATIEKIEAAAGANDLAACREAARSMRVAGVVMPPPLLALAALDLKFFQQ, encoded by the coding sequence ATGAAGCCTTCGCCGATCATCCGGCACCTCGCCGGCGGCCTTGCGGCCTGTGCCCTTCTCGCCGGCACCGCCCTGGCTCAGGATGCGAGCCCGAGCGCGCCGGCCACGCTGCAGACTTCCGGCAAGCCGGCCAATCTCTGCCAGGAACTGGTGGCGTTCGTGAAGCAGCCGGAGCCGGCCAACAAGGCCGCGGCGACGCCGCAGCAGCAGGCCACCGCCGTCTCGAATCCCTCCGGCAAGACCGAGGGCGGCAAGCCGGCGGATGGCGGCGAGCCCCAGAAGACGTCGGGTCTCAGCGGCGCTGTCAGCGAGACCGGCAACGGACCCGCGCCCGGCGCCGCAACCAACAATTCCAAGCCTGAGGCCGCGGCCGGCAACCCGGCGGACAACCCGAACGCCAAGGCGAATGCCCTGGCCAAGAATCCGCCGCCCCCGGCCCCGCCCGCTCCGGCGCCGAAGCCCGACGTGGCGACCATCGAGAAGATCGAGGCAGCGGCCGGCGCCAACGACCTCGCCGCCTGCCGCGAGGCCGCTCGCTCCATGCGGGTGGCCGGCGTTGTCATGCCGCCGCCCCTGCTCGCGCTCGCGGCGCTCGATCTGAAGTTCTTCCAGCAGTAA
- a CDS encoding protein of unknown function; putative exported protein (Evidence 5 : Unknown function) — protein MKAFLAAVIAAIALGVLAMFALTSNQKFAYQAFATSGARVSEPGTNLVGPRWNGDPKPDEYNGEPHGKAEGEASHPKRS, from the coding sequence ATGAAAGCCTTCCTCGCCGCCGTGATCGCCGCCATCGCCCTCGGGGTGCTGGCGATGTTCGCGCTTACGAGCAATCAGAAGTTTGCCTACCAGGCGTTCGCGACCTCCGGGGCGCGGGTGTCGGAGCCCGGCACCAATCTCGTCGGTCCCCGCTGGAACGGCGATCCGAAGCCGGACGAGTACAACGGCGAACCCCACGGCAAGGCCGAGGGTGAAGCGTCGCACCCGAAGCGCTCCTGA
- the fdh3C gene encoding Formate dehydrogenase gamma (cytochrome) subunit (Evidence 2a : Function from experimental evidences in other organisms; Product type e : enzyme), which yields MRRATTFLSTLLLAVMLLAVPGALSPAQAQNPIQADGQNPMGARPTADSVNEEFLFKQESKIRGRVSIPDGKSANLIQPQGREYQNFRERWLPWIGALTILGMLAALGAFFLFRGRIMMEHSQESGKKILRFNAFERFTHWMTAVCFIILSLSGLNYIFGKRLLMPLIGPEAFGAIAQWAKYSHVYLAWPFMLGVAFMFVLWIRDNIPNKVDWAWIKAGGGFIGKGHPHAARFNAGQKGVFWMVAGFGAAMGVTGLMMLFPFALTDINGMQVMQVIHSVIGIIFIAGILAHIYIGTLGMEGAYDAMGSGKVDLAWARAHHDLWVEQEQARTASGPQLKGHPAPAE from the coding sequence ATGCGGCGGGCAACGACCTTCCTCAGCACCCTCCTCCTGGCGGTGATGCTCCTCGCGGTGCCCGGCGCCCTCAGCCCGGCGCAGGCGCAGAACCCGATCCAGGCCGATGGCCAGAACCCGATGGGCGCTCGGCCCACCGCGGATTCGGTGAACGAGGAGTTCCTGTTCAAGCAGGAATCCAAGATCCGCGGTCGGGTCTCGATCCCCGACGGCAAGTCAGCCAACCTGATCCAGCCGCAGGGCCGCGAGTATCAGAACTTCCGCGAGCGTTGGCTGCCGTGGATCGGCGCGCTGACCATCCTCGGCATGCTCGCCGCGCTCGGTGCGTTCTTCCTGTTCCGCGGCCGGATCATGATGGAGCACAGCCAGGAATCGGGAAAGAAGATCCTGCGCTTCAACGCCTTCGAGCGCTTCACGCACTGGATGACGGCGGTGTGCTTCATCATTCTGTCGCTGTCGGGCCTGAACTACATCTTCGGCAAGCGGCTGCTGATGCCGCTGATCGGCCCGGAGGCGTTCGGCGCGATCGCGCAATGGGCGAAGTACAGCCACGTCTACCTCGCATGGCCGTTCATGCTCGGCGTGGCCTTCATGTTCGTCCTCTGGATCCGAGACAACATCCCGAACAAGGTTGACTGGGCCTGGATCAAGGCTGGCGGCGGCTTCATCGGTAAGGGTCACCCCCACGCCGCCCGCTTCAATGCCGGCCAGAAGGGTGTGTTCTGGATGGTCGCCGGATTCGGCGCGGCCATGGGCGTTACCGGCCTGATGATGCTGTTCCCGTTCGCGCTCACCGACATCAACGGGATGCAGGTGATGCAGGTGATCCACTCGGTGATCGGCATCATCTTCATCGCCGGCATCCTCGCCCACATCTACATCGGCACGCTGGGCATGGAGGGCGCCTACGACGCCATGGGCAGCGGCAAGGTCGATCTCGCCTGGGCGCGCGCGCACCACGACCTCTGGGTCGAGCAGGAGCAGGCGCGCACCGCCAGCGGCCCGCAGCTCAAGGGCCATCCCGCCCCTGCGGAGTGA